The Arachis hypogaea cultivar Tifrunner chromosome 16, arahy.Tifrunner.gnm2.J5K5, whole genome shotgun sequence genome contains a region encoding:
- the LOC140180304 gene encoding uncharacterized protein, translating to MYRDACFALGLLQDDKEFIDAIKEASSWASGSYVRRLFVILLISNNISRPEYVWDRCWYELSDDILYRQRTIMNMRELTISDDEIKQLCLMDIDKILHSYGKTLKDYPPMPLATEVDSFLLTERVIREELNFNRDDLKKNASDMLAITIIERRYAFDKIVTAVYCDEGEFFLCVWSWGYWKNISLEYYVC from the exons ATGTATAGAGATGCATGCTTCGCCCTTGGACTCTTGCAAGATGACAAAGAATTCATTGATGCAATTAAGGAAGCAAGCTCATGGGCCTCAGGATCATATGTTAGGAGGTTATTTGTCATTCTATTAATATCCAACAATATCTCAAGACCAGAATATGTCTGGGATAGATGTTGGTATGAACTCTCAGATGATATTTTGTATCGACAGAGAACTATAATGAACATGAGGG AATTAACAATTTCAGATGATGAGATTAAACAGTTGTGCTTAATGGATATAGACAAGATCTTACATTCCTATGGTAAAACCTTGAAAGACTATCCTCCAATGCCTTTAGCAACTGAAGTTGATAGTTTTTTGTTAACTGAAAGGGTTATTAGGGAAGAGCTAAACTTTAACAGGGATGATTTAAAGAAAAATGCCTCAGACATGTTAGCCATCACAATAATTGAGCGGAGATATGCATTCGATAAAATTGTTACAGCTGTGTATTGTGATGAAGGGGAGTTTTTTCTTTGTGTATGGTCATGGGGGTACTGGAAAAATATTTCTCTGGAATATTATGTCTGCTGA
- the LOC112697529 gene encoding uncharacterized protein, whose translation MIIFLDFSIPIRNSTEQILRALHVNSSILTPFHDRSNEARRFSFMLNNISRTEIITIELQATSILGRTGIPVSPVAPITFLFDSMRPSVALRTSSLSRPRDSDINIIAEFTKPVFGFDASMIEVLVGRLTRLQDLSRALYSLTVHAESENEVSVTIPAGKVTDISGNENLASNQLVFKHYSAPAICIALYSFVSAGTIATSLIAAMVLLSSANLEAINILALGGANCPTSNPSMNLNVVQQGEEL comes from the exons ATGATAATTTTCTTGGACTTCAGCATTCCTATAAGAAATTCAACAGAGCAAATTCTAAGAGCGCTACACGTTAACTCCAGTATCTTAACCCCTTTCCATGATAGAAGTAACGAGGCACGCCGATTTTCTTTCATG CTTAATAACATCTCCAGAACTGAGATCATCACAATTGAATTACAAGCTACATCAATACTTGGAAGAACAGGCATCCCCGTCTCTCCTGTTGCTCCGATTACATTCCTTTTCG ATTCCATGAGACCTAGTGTGGCACTAAGGACCAGCTCCCTCAGTAGACCAAGGGATTCTGACATCAACATCATTGCCGAGTTCACAAAGCCAGTATTTGGCTTTGACGCCTCTATGATAGAAGTCTTGGTAGGAAGATTGACAAG gTTACAGGATCTATCCAGAGCTTTGTACTCATTGACAGTCCATGCAGAATCAGAGAATGAAGTGTCAGTTACCATTCCTGCAGGGAAGGTAACTGATATTTCAGGAAATGAAAATTTGGCATCCAACCAACTTGTATTCAAGCATT ATTCTGCCCCTGCAATATGCATTGCATTGTACTCATTTGTGAGTGCTGGAACAATAGCAACATCACTGATAGCTGCAATGGTTTTGCTTTCCTCTGCGAATCTAGAAGCAATAAACATACTTGCTTTGGGAGGTGCAAACTGTCCTACTTCCAATCCATCAATGAATTTAAAT GTGGTTCAACAAGGGGAGGAATTATAA
- the LOC140180305 gene encoding uncharacterized protein, with protein sequence MLVIRQKPHKLLRKIRNYYDCRYISACEAVWRLFRYEIQEKEPFVIRLLFHLVDEQHVVYGETSNVNDIVERVISHKSIFLGWMAANMSYPYARSLTYAEFPTKFVWKDDSSKWFPRKKGFVIGRLMYLQENYSYANV encoded by the exons ATGCTGGTGATCCGTCAGAAGCCACACAAGTTGTTGAGAAAAATTAGGAATTACTACGATTGTAGGTACATTTCGGCATGTGAGGCAGTCTGGCGTCTATTTAGATAcgaaatccaagagaaagaaccATTTGTGATTAGACTTCTATTCCATTTGGTGGATGAGCAACATGTGGTTTATGGTGAAACTTCTAATGTGAATGATATCGTCGAAAGAGTAATATCTCATAAGTCCATATTTTTGGGATGGATGGCGGCGAACATGTCATATCCCTATGCTCGAAGTCTGACTTATGCTGAGTTTCCAACCAAGTTTGTTTGGAAGGATGATTCGTCAAAGTGGTTTCCTCGAAAGAAAGGCTTCGTAATTGGAAGACTCATGTACCTACAG gaAAATTATTCTTATGCGAATGTGTAG
- the LOC112805918 gene encoding uncharacterized protein has product MGNAEHRGNQVKQLDVTMVDAGGGEILDASSSRDQGVGNKAFPSLIGDLRHEYRANWFFLLETHVCGTRGNQIRDKMGFDKSFVVDAVGHAGEIWCLWDSSVWSVDVLEHDTQFVHLRVSGNNSTPWLITAVYGSPQWVTRRLLWHSFKSYAANVNLSWCLLGGFNSMLHNHEKSGGELSSNQSDCKEFQDCVSTCGLVELGFTGWTYTWKKGNLAKRLDRGLSNLDWQIAFPETFIKHMPMLKSDHSPICLQLSPVSSQNRGRRPFRFLWHGLLTLILGMLLMRLTMFRTPGLRAY; this is encoded by the exons ATGGGGAATGCAGAGCACAGGGGTAACCAAGTGAAACAGCTTGATGTCACCATGGTTGATGCCGGTGGTGGTGAAATTTTGGACGCATCATCCTCTCGGGACCAG GGGGTAGGCAATAAAGCCTTCCCTTCACTTATCGGTGATCTGCGTCATGAGTATAGAGCTAATTGGTTCTTTCTCTTAGAAACCCATGTGTGTGGTACCCGAGGTAACCAAATTAGGGATAAGATGGGCTTTGACAAATCATTCGTAGTGGATGCAGTGGGTCATGCTGGAGAAATTTGGTGTCTTTGGGATTCCTCTGTTTGGAGCGTGGATGTGCTAGAGCATGATACACAATTCGTGCACCTAAGAGTCTCTGGTAATAACTCAACTCCCTGGCTTATTACTGCTGTCTATGGTAGCCCCCAGTGGGTGACAAGAAGATTGTTATGGCACTCCTTTAAATCTTATGCTGCTAATGTTAATCTCTCCTGGTGTTTGTTGGGCGGTTTTAATTCTATGTTACATAACCATGAGAAAAGTGGAGGGGAGTTGAGCAGTAATCAAAGTGACTGTAAAGAGTTTCAGGATTGTGTTTCGACTTGTGGCCTGGTTGAATTGGGGTTTACAGGCTGGACATACACTTGGAAGAAAGGCAATCTTGCAAAGAGGTTAGACAGGGGCTTAAGCAACTTGGACTGGCAAATTGCCTTCCCAGAGACTTTTATAAAACATATGCCCATGCTGAAATCAGACCATTCTCCTATCTGCCTGCAACTCTCTCCCGTTAGCTCACAAAATAGAGGGAGACGACCCTTCCGCTTCTTGTGGCATGGATTACTCACCCTGATTTTGGGAATGCTGTTGATGCGTCTTACAATGTTCAGGACTCCTGGGCTGAGGGCATATTGA